From Sphingomonas hengshuiensis, one genomic window encodes:
- a CDS encoding CocE/NonD family hydrolase: MKTNNILRAGLACAALATATFASAQDAPAARTPGFNDIPEKFVIPAERNDYIRREVMIPMRDGTKLFTVLMIPKGAKGAPILLTRTPYNAAGRTRRMNSPQMLSMLPEGDEVFVKAGYIRVFQDVRGKNGSEGEYVVTRPPVGPLNPTKVDHTTDAWDTIDWLVKNTPESNGKVGMLGSSYEGFTVVMALLNPHPALKVAAPESPMIDGWMGDDWFHHGAFRLPNIGWISGITGYKAGGPTPPDGGWDDYDTFRKIGSAGDWAKKYGYDQLPFWQRLSQHVAYDAFWQGQALDKLLAKNPSNVPTLWEQGLWDHEDMYGAIHSFEELQKTPQADKNFLLMGPWRHSGFNYDGSKLGDLAFEGDTALQARRDILLPFFNAYLKDGAPAFTPAKASIYNSGENHWDYLNHWPLAPEDKLTPLYLGVGEAAGFAKPGAGQDSYVSDPAKPVPHLPRPINFSDGRWSTYLVTDQRFVDGRTDVLTYSTEVLTEPVRVSGAPLADIFAKTTGTDGDFVVKVIDVYPDEMASKKEMGGFQLPIAMDIFRGRYRNSFEKPSPIPANKVQEYKFRLPTVNHTFLPGHRIMVQIQSSQFPVYDRNPQKYVENIFFAKPEDYQKATVSIVYGGAQSSAVLLPVVPVDQTAAQAK; this comes from the coding sequence ATGAAAACCAATAATATCCTGCGCGCCGGGCTCGCCTGCGCCGCGCTTGCCACCGCCACCTTCGCCAGCGCACAGGATGCCCCTGCCGCCCGCACCCCGGGCTTCAACGACATCCCCGAAAAATTCGTCATCCCCGCCGAGCGCAACGACTATATCCGCCGCGAAGTGATGATCCCGATGCGCGACGGGACCAAGTTGTTCACCGTGCTGATGATCCCCAAGGGCGCGAAGGGCGCGCCGATCCTGCTCACCCGCACGCCGTACAACGCCGCGGGGCGCACGCGCCGGATGAACAGCCCCCAGATGCTGTCGATGCTGCCCGAAGGCGACGAGGTCTTCGTCAAGGCCGGCTATATCCGCGTGTTCCAGGACGTGCGCGGCAAGAACGGGTCCGAGGGCGAATATGTCGTAACCCGCCCGCCGGTCGGGCCGCTCAACCCGACCAAGGTCGATCACACCACCGATGCGTGGGACACGATCGACTGGCTGGTGAAGAACACGCCCGAGAGCAACGGCAAGGTCGGGATGCTCGGGTCGTCCTATGAGGGCTTCACCGTCGTCATGGCGCTGCTCAACCCGCACCCCGCGCTGAAGGTTGCGGCGCCCGAAAGCCCGATGATCGACGGGTGGATGGGCGATGACTGGTTCCACCACGGCGCGTTCCGCCTGCCCAATATCGGCTGGATCTCGGGCATCACCGGCTACAAGGCGGGCGGCCCGACGCCGCCGGACGGTGGCTGGGACGATTATGACACGTTCCGCAAGATCGGATCGGCGGGCGATTGGGCGAAGAAATATGGCTATGACCAGCTGCCCTTCTGGCAGCGGCTGAGCCAGCACGTCGCCTATGACGCATTCTGGCAGGGGCAGGCGCTCGACAAGCTGCTGGCGAAGAACCCCTCCAACGTTCCCACGCTGTGGGAACAGGGGCTGTGGGATCATGAGGACATGTACGGCGCGATCCACAGTTTCGAGGAGCTGCAGAAGACGCCGCAGGCCGACAAGAACTTCCTGCTGATGGGGCCGTGGCGCCATTCGGGGTTCAACTATGACGGGTCGAAGCTGGGCGACCTTGCCTTCGAAGGCGATACCGCGCTCCAGGCGCGGCGCGACATCCTGTTGCCGTTCTTCAACGCCTATCTGAAGGACGGCGCGCCCGCCTTCACCCCGGCAAAGGCGAGCATCTACAACAGCGGCGAGAACCATTGGGACTACCTCAACCACTGGCCGCTGGCGCCCGAGGATAAGCTGACCCCGCTGTATCTGGGCGTGGGCGAGGCCGCGGGGTTCGCCAAGCCGGGGGCAGGACAGGACAGCTATGTCTCCGACCCCGCCAAGCCGGTCCCGCATCTGCCGCGCCCGATTAATTTCAGCGACGGGCGCTGGAGCACCTATCTGGTCACCGATCAGCGCTTCGTCGATGGCCGCACCGACGTGCTGACCTATTCGACCGAGGTGCTGACCGAGCCGGTGCGCGTTTCGGGGGCGCCGTTGGCGGATATCTTTGCGAAGACAACGGGAACCGACGGCGATTTCGTCGTGAAGGTGATCGACGTCTATCCGGACGAGATGGCCAGCAAGAAGGAAATGGGCGGCTTCCAGCTTCCGATCGCCATGGACATTTTCCGCGGGCGCTATCGCAATTCGTTCGAGAAGCCGTCGCCGATCCCGGCGAACAAGGTGCAGGAATATAAGTTCCGGCTGCCAACGGTGAACCACACTTTCCTGCCGGGGCACCGGATCATGGTGCAGATCCAGTCGAGCCAGTTCCCGGTCTATGATCGCAACCCACAGAAGTACGTCGAGAATATCTTCTTCGCCAAGCCCGAGGACTATCAGAAGGCGACGGTTTCGATCGTCTATGGCGGCGCGCAGTCGAGCGCGGTGCTGTTGCCGGTGGTGCCGGTCGACCAGACGGCGGCACAGGCGAAATAG
- a CDS encoding M16 family metallopeptidase: MKQWSLALAIAGAVLPGAARAQQAPPAAQTLHVESRSFTLPNGLKVVLARDSIAPTVTVAVYYGIGFRVEPRDRTGFAHLFEHLMFQGSKHAPKGVFDTTITNAGGVNNGSTRFDFTNYYEVVPSSALERMLWLEADRMANPVIDDVVLKNQQGVVGNEVKVNVLNQPYSTWPWIDLPMLANTNWYNSHNFYGDLTEIEAATVADAKTFSDTYYRPGNAVLVIAGDLDYAATRAMIEKYFGGIPKSAPVPRPDISEPRQTAEKFKSRVDALAPKPGYAAGYHVPPRGTPEWYAMGLIDQILLQGADSRLSRKLVQETGIAGEIDGGINADLGNMFNYNGPMLWAFNFTHDPAHSPAQITKTIDGVISELQATPVGAAELARARTKMRSELYGTIDGGGRIGLVDLLASYALFDNDADAVNRIEQGFASVTPALIQKTAREYLRSTNRSVYAIEPGAAGATPSQGAK; encoded by the coding sequence ATGAAGCAATGGAGTCTGGCGCTTGCGATCGCCGGTGCTGTCCTGCCCGGCGCCGCGCGCGCGCAGCAGGCGCCGCCGGCCGCGCAGACGCTCCATGTCGAGTCGCGCAGCTTCACGCTGCCCAACGGGCTCAAGGTCGTGCTGGCCAGGGACAGCATCGCGCCGACCGTCACCGTCGCGGTCTATTACGGCATCGGCTTTCGCGTCGAGCCGCGCGACCGCACCGGCTTCGCGCATCTGTTCGAACATCTGATGTTCCAGGGATCGAAGCACGCGCCCAAGGGGGTGTTCGACACGACGATCACCAATGCGGGCGGGGTCAATAACGGATCGACGCGGTTCGATTTCACCAATTATTACGAAGTGGTGCCGTCGAGCGCGCTCGAGCGGATGCTGTGGCTCGAGGCGGACCGGATGGCCAATCCGGTGATCGACGATGTGGTGCTCAAGAACCAGCAGGGCGTCGTCGGCAACGAGGTGAAGGTCAACGTCCTCAACCAGCCATACAGCACCTGGCCGTGGATCGACCTGCCGATGCTGGCGAACACCAACTGGTATAACAGCCATAATTTCTATGGCGACCTGACCGAGATCGAAGCGGCGACGGTCGCGGATGCCAAGACCTTTTCGGACACCTATTACCGGCCCGGCAACGCCGTGCTAGTGATCGCCGGCGACCTCGATTACGCCGCGACGCGCGCGATGATCGAGAAATATTTCGGCGGCATCCCGAAATCGGCGCCGGTGCCGCGACCCGATATCTCCGAACCGCGCCAGACCGCCGAGAAGTTCAAGAGCCGCGTCGACGCGCTCGCGCCCAAGCCGGGCTATGCCGCGGGCTATCACGTGCCCCCGCGCGGGACCCCCGAATGGTATGCGATGGGGCTGATCGACCAGATCCTGCTCCAGGGCGCCGACAGCCGACTGTCGCGCAAGCTGGTGCAGGAAACCGGGATCGCCGGGGAGATCGACGGCGGGATCAATGCCGATCTGGGCAACATGTTCAATTATAACGGCCCGATGCTGTGGGCGTTCAACTTCACCCATGATCCCGCGCACAGCCCCGCGCAGATCACGAAGACGATCGACGGCGTGATCTCCGAGTTGCAGGCGACGCCCGTCGGGGCGGCGGAGCTGGCGCGGGCGCGGACCAAGATGCGATCGGAGCTGTACGGCACGATTGACGGCGGGGGGCGGATCGGGCTGGTCGACCTGCTCGCCAGCTATGCGCTGTTCGACAATGACGCCGATGCCGTCAACCGTATCGAGCAGGGGTTCGCCAGCGTGACGCCGGCGCTGATCCAGAAGACCGCGCGCGAATATCTGCGCAGCACCAATCGATCGGTCTACGCGATCGAGCCGGGCGCCGCGGGCGCAACCCCGTCGCAGGGAGCGAAGTGA
- a CDS encoding acyltransferase family protein — protein MALSVTDDLLKADRNNFTLLRLMLASAVIYTHAVESMGHIDETSLIFGRQIAWLAVNGFFSLSGFLMYRSLERNPSISAFALSRFMRIWPGMFVMCLVAAVIYSFFTVAPLRQYFFGRETLSFIFINQLLVPKYFLTGVYCPENGDTGMALCSINGALWTIRWEISCYAAIATLSAVGFLRRRRFNLVILPTLIVSALVFNYPPVHHWLEARSWTHIYFPEQIVRLWTAFAIGAAAYANRDRIKLSWAGALVGLVLVYLTRSYFFADVVRAFAVCYWILCIAFLSVRSLPFGPRIPDYSFGVYIYHMPVMQVFRICIPHVEPHLLALMSLVAVVPFAALSWYLVEKPAQELRRQIRLPQFRRRLPG, from the coding sequence GTGGCATTGTCAGTAACGGACGATCTGCTGAAGGCGGATCGTAACAATTTTACCTTGCTTCGTCTCATGTTAGCGAGCGCGGTGATCTACACCCATGCGGTTGAATCGATGGGGCACATCGACGAGACGTCGTTGATCTTCGGTCGTCAGATCGCCTGGCTGGCGGTGAATGGGTTTTTCTCGCTGTCCGGCTTCCTGATGTATCGCAGCCTGGAGCGCAATCCCTCGATCAGCGCGTTCGCGCTCTCCAGATTCATGCGCATCTGGCCGGGCATGTTCGTCATGTGCCTGGTTGCGGCGGTCATTTATTCCTTCTTCACCGTCGCGCCGCTGCGCCAGTATTTCTTTGGCCGTGAGACGCTTTCGTTCATTTTCATTAACCAGTTGCTGGTGCCCAAATACTTCCTGACGGGTGTGTATTGCCCCGAGAACGGGGATACGGGGATGGCGCTGTGTTCGATCAACGGCGCGCTCTGGACCATCCGCTGGGAAATTAGCTGCTATGCGGCCATTGCGACCTTGTCGGCGGTAGGGTTTCTGAGGCGGCGACGCTTCAACCTCGTCATTTTGCCGACGCTGATCGTTTCGGCGCTCGTGTTCAACTATCCGCCGGTGCATCACTGGCTGGAGGCACGGTCCTGGACGCACATCTATTTCCCCGAGCAGATCGTTCGCCTTTGGACTGCCTTCGCAATCGGTGCAGCCGCCTATGCCAATCGCGATCGGATCAAGCTTTCCTGGGCGGGAGCGCTGGTGGGCCTGGTGCTCGTATATTTGACGCGCTCCTACTTTTTTGCCGATGTGGTTCGCGCGTTCGCCGTCTGCTACTGGATCCTCTGCATCGCCTTTTTGAGCGTACGGTCTCTGCCGTTCGGACCGAGAATTCCTGATTATTCCTTCGGCGTATACATCTACCACATGCCCGTCATGCAGGTGTTTCGAATTTGCATACCGCATGTCGAGCCCCATTTGCTGGCACTGATGTCGCTCGTTGCGGTCGTTCCGTTCGCGGCGCTTTCGTGGTATCTGGTGGAGAAGCCTGCGCAGGAACTGCGCCGGCAGATCCGGCTTCCGCAATTTCGGCGGCGACTACCCGGTTGA
- a CDS encoding acyltransferase family protein encodes MTHSSQLGYIAGVDGLRALAVGAVILFHLRPHLLPGGFTGVDIFFVISGFVVTGSMLGREFDSFGALVRCFYARRLVRIMPALVAMLLATLLASQLFIPRAWLSESAAQVARFAFVGLSNIVLATDTDSYFGPQAAYNPFTHSWSLGVEEQFYLVFPFLLWWHQRLQGGQHAIRVVAGLTIGSLVIAAVLTWLAPKFAFYLIVSRFWELGAGMLLLLTADSWGPWLAGARRGVQHAIGLASAALVLAGLAIAEGAAFPFPLALLPVLGTMGLIAALCATRTPLTRLFASPPMVAVGLLSYSLYLWHWPVFVLFRWTLGLDTGALALAALAIAVALALLSYFLVERPLRCTQWIAVRRRGPLLWSGGALVVAAALGGHLMIVSHDALSLSVTRDRTAWYSEAGRPLPPAFAHCTLRSEETRLAGGTLRVVTPEGCTRPAAGFTLFAPGDSHGLAYVAAYEQLAAELGVPVRTYFRAGCPYLKLIETMASRPRCASFYAAVLADIGKAARPGDIVFLPGLRLTRLVNQFEGDRDLEAPHDDRVSPEALAEAQRVLASLAGNGRSLVLEAPKPLFRSPIFRCSDWFNRDNPICRGGSTVPRDELLLLRSPVVAAMNTLALRQPGLTLWDPFPLLCPGDPCQALPGGRPLFFDGDHLSGLGNDRLFPALRDTLLAIRAASRSGTEALTAPAAP; translated from the coding sequence ATGACACATTCCAGTCAGCTCGGCTACATCGCCGGCGTCGACGGTTTACGCGCGCTGGCGGTGGGCGCGGTGATCCTGTTCCATCTGCGTCCGCACCTCCTGCCCGGAGGCTTTACCGGGGTCGACATCTTCTTCGTGATCTCCGGCTTCGTTGTCACCGGATCGATGCTCGGGCGGGAGTTCGACAGCTTCGGCGCGCTTGTGCGCTGCTTCTACGCGCGGCGGCTGGTGCGGATCATGCCTGCGCTGGTCGCGATGCTGCTCGCGACGCTGCTGGCATCGCAGTTGTTCATCCCGCGCGCGTGGCTCAGCGAAAGCGCGGCACAGGTCGCGCGCTTTGCGTTCGTCGGCCTGAGCAACATCGTGCTCGCCACCGATACCGACAGCTATTTCGGCCCGCAGGCGGCATATAATCCCTTCACCCATAGCTGGTCGCTGGGGGTGGAGGAGCAATTCTACCTCGTCTTCCCCTTCCTGCTGTGGTGGCATCAGCGCCTGCAGGGCGGACAGCACGCGATCCGCGTCGTCGCGGGATTGACGATCGGATCGCTGGTGATCGCAGCGGTGCTGACCTGGCTCGCGCCCAAATTCGCCTTCTACCTGATCGTGTCGCGCTTTTGGGAGCTTGGCGCGGGCATGCTCCTGCTGCTCACCGCCGATAGCTGGGGGCCGTGGCTCGCGGGGGCGCGGCGCGGGGTGCAGCACGCCATTGGCCTGGCCAGCGCTGCGCTGGTCCTCGCGGGGCTGGCGATAGCCGAGGGGGCGGCCTTCCCCTTCCCGCTCGCGCTGCTCCCGGTGCTGGGCACGATGGGGCTGATCGCGGCGCTGTGTGCGACGCGGACGCCGCTCACGCGCCTGTTCGCGAGCCCGCCGATGGTCGCGGTCGGGCTGCTCTCCTACTCGCTCTATCTGTGGCACTGGCCGGTGTTCGTCCTGTTCCGCTGGACGCTCGGCCTCGACACGGGCGCGCTGGCGCTGGCCGCGCTGGCAATCGCCGTCGCGCTGGCATTGCTCTCCTATTTCCTGGTCGAGCGGCCCCTTCGCTGCACCCAATGGATCGCGGTCCGGCGGCGCGGGCCGCTGCTATGGAGCGGCGGCGCGCTGGTCGTGGCGGCTGCGCTCGGCGGGCATCTGATGATCGTGTCGCACGACGCGCTCAGCTTGAGCGTGACACGCGACCGGACGGCATGGTATTCCGAAGCCGGACGCCCCCTCCCCCCGGCGTTCGCGCATTGCACGCTGCGCAGCGAGGAGACCCGGCTCGCCGGCGGCACGCTGCGGGTGGTGACTCCCGAAGGCTGCACCCGCCCCGCTGCCGGCTTCACGCTCTTCGCGCCGGGGGATTCGCACGGGCTGGCCTATGTCGCCGCCTATGAGCAGCTCGCCGCCGAGCTTGGCGTGCCGGTCCGCACCTATTTCCGCGCGGGCTGCCCATATCTCAAGCTGATCGAGACGATGGCGTCGCGGCCCCGCTGCGCGTCCTTCTACGCGGCGGTGCTGGCGGACATAGGCAAGGCGGCCAGGCCCGGCGACATCGTCTTCCTGCCCGGGCTGCGGTTAACCCGGCTGGTCAACCAGTTCGAGGGCGATCGCGACCTGGAGGCGCCGCATGACGACCGCGTCTCCCCCGAAGCGCTGGCCGAGGCGCAGCGCGTGCTCGCCAGCCTCGCCGGCAATGGACGCTCGCTGGTGCTGGAGGCGCCCAAGCCGCTGTTCCGCAGCCCCATTTTTCGCTGTTCGGACTGGTTCAACCGCGACAACCCCATCTGTCGCGGGGGCAGCACCGTGCCGCGGGACGAACTGCTCCTGCTGCGCAGCCCGGTCGTCGCGGCGATGAATACGCTGGCGCTGCGCCAGCCGGGGCTGACACTGTGGGACCCCTTCCCCCTGCTGTGCCCCGGCGACCCGTGTCAGGCGCTGCCCGGCGGGCGCCCGCTATTCTTCGACGGCGATCACCTGAGCGGTCTGGGCAACGATCGCCTCTTTCCCGCGCTGCGCGACACGCTGCTGGCGATCAGGGCAGCTTCACGGTCTGGAACGGAAGCCCTGACAGCTCCGGCAGCGCCTTGA
- the rplL gene encoding 50S ribosomal protein L7/L12, translating to MADLNAIVETLSELTVLEAAELSKLLEEKWGVSAAAAVAAAPAAGGGAAAAAVEEQTEFDVILTGDGGKKINVIKEVRAITALGLTEAKTLVESAPKAVKEGVSKDEAAKIKAQLEAAGATVEIK from the coding sequence ATGGCTGACCTGAACGCAATCGTCGAAACGCTCTCCGAGCTGACCGTCCTTGAAGCCGCCGAGCTGTCGAAGCTGCTCGAAGAGAAGTGGGGCGTCTCCGCCGCCGCAGCCGTCGCAGCAGCCCCCGCCGCCGGCGGCGGTGCAGCCGCTGCAGCGGTCGAAGAGCAGACCGAATTCGACGTGATCCTGACCGGCGACGGCGGCAAGAAGATCAACGTCATCAAGGAAGTACGAGCAATCACCGCCCTCGGCCTGACCGAAGCCAAGACGCTCGTCGAGAGCGCGCCGAAGGCCGTCAAGGAAGGCGTGTCGAAGGACGAAGCCGCCAAGATCAAGGCGCAGCTCGAAGCCGCTGGCGCGACTGTCGAGATCAAGTAA
- the rplJ gene encoding 50S ribosomal protein L10 codes for MDRSQKADAVAELNRTFNEVGVVVVTRNLGMTVKQSTDLRNKMRDAGASYKVSKNKLAKIAAEGTDYSVIADLLTGPTALATSVDPVAAAKVISDFAKTNDKLEIVGGAMGKLLLDAEGIKALASLPSLDELRAKLVGLIVAPATKIATITQAPAAQIARVLAAYSEKEAA; via the coding sequence ATGGATCGTTCCCAGAAGGCTGATGCCGTTGCCGAGCTGAACCGCACCTTTAACGAGGTTGGCGTGGTGGTTGTCACCCGCAATCTCGGGATGACCGTCAAGCAGTCGACGGACCTCCGCAACAAGATGCGCGACGCCGGTGCGAGCTACAAAGTCTCGAAGAACAAGCTTGCCAAGATTGCTGCCGAGGGCACCGATTATTCGGTGATTGCGGACCTGTTGACGGGTCCGACGGCGCTTGCCACCTCCGTCGATCCCGTGGCTGCGGCCAAGGTGATCTCGGACTTCGCCAAGACGAACGACAAGCTCGAAATCGTCGGCGGGGCCATGGGCAAGCTGCTGCTCGACGCGGAAGGCATCAAGGCGCTTGCCTCGCTGCCGTCGCTGGACGAACTGCGCGCCAAGCTCGTGGGGCTCATCGTGGCACCCGCGACCAAGATCGCGACGATCACCCAGGCGCCGGCCGCCCAGATCGCACGCGTTCTGGCTGCGTACAGCGAGAAGGAAGCCGCGTAA
- a CDS encoding M16 family metallopeptidase, whose amino-acid sequence MARTMFPNLFASLLAIAAASLATPALAQDSFPPPPPVGEPKPFRLPATESYTLPNGVQVTLIPYGIAPKVVVQLRVRAGNATEGARTWLSDVTAEMMEEGAAGRSSAQIATAAAAMGGDLSVGAGTQTTAISMNVLSEFAADAVALVGDVAIRPDLPEAELARVKANLGRRLSVALSQAGSVADIALGRTVYGPDHPYGRAVPSQAQLAGYTIADVRGFHASQFGAKRAHLYIAGKFDAATVKAAVAKALGGWAAGPDPIVLPAPHKPGPQVILVDRPGAPQTTLRLAFDAPLAGSAEDIPARVTNALLGGAFSSRITRNIREDKGYTYSPYSDTEFSPGEALWGFQADVTTDVTGPALAEVLKEVRRMQTEPVPAEEAKGIRTYMAGLFAIMNSTSGAVVGTLATRDVLGLPADWTDTYVPAVLAVTPEQMAAAARSGYPLARMTLVVVGDLKTVEPQLKALPELSGLPFQTVKLP is encoded by the coding sequence ATGGCGCGCACCATGTTCCCGAACCTGTTCGCAAGCCTGTTGGCAATCGCCGCCGCTAGCCTCGCCACCCCCGCCCTCGCACAGGACAGCTTTCCGCCGCCGCCGCCGGTGGGCGAGCCCAAGCCGTTCCGGCTGCCCGCGACCGAGAGCTATACGCTGCCCAACGGGGTGCAGGTCACGCTGATTCCCTATGGCATCGCGCCCAAGGTGGTCGTGCAGCTCCGCGTGCGCGCAGGCAACGCGACCGAGGGCGCGCGCACCTGGCTGTCCGACGTCACCGCCGAGATGATGGAAGAGGGGGCCGCGGGCCGCTCGTCCGCGCAGATCGCGACGGCGGCTGCGGCGATGGGCGGCGACCTGAGCGTCGGGGCGGGCACGCAGACGACTGCGATCTCGATGAACGTGCTCTCCGAATTTGCCGCGGACGCCGTGGCGCTGGTCGGCGATGTCGCGATCCGGCCCGATCTTCCGGAGGCGGAACTGGCGCGGGTCAAGGCCAATCTGGGCCGCCGCCTGTCGGTGGCGCTGTCGCAGGCGGGATCGGTGGCGGACATCGCGCTCGGCCGCACCGTCTATGGCCCCGACCATCCCTATGGCCGCGCCGTGCCGAGCCAGGCGCAGCTCGCCGGCTATACGATCGCCGATGTGCGCGGTTTCCACGCCAGCCAGTTCGGGGCGAAGCGCGCGCATCTCTACATCGCCGGAAAATTCGACGCGGCGACGGTCAAGGCGGCAGTGGCCAAGGCGCTGGGCGGATGGGCAGCGGGGCCCGACCCGATCGTATTGCCCGCGCCGCACAAGCCGGGGCCGCAGGTGATCCTGGTCGACCGCCCCGGCGCGCCGCAGACGACGCTGCGGCTCGCCTTCGACGCACCGCTGGCGGGATCGGCGGAGGATATTCCCGCGCGGGTCACCAATGCGCTGCTCGGCGGGGCGTTCAGCTCGCGGATCACGCGCAATATCCGCGAGGACAAGGGCTATACCTATTCGCCCTATTCGGACACCGAGTTCAGCCCCGGCGAGGCGCTGTGGGGCTTTCAGGCCGACGTGACCACCGACGTCACCGGCCCGGCGCTGGCGGAGGTGCTCAAGGAAGTCCGCCGGATGCAGACCGAGCCGGTTCCCGCCGAAGAGGCCAAGGGCATCCGCACCTATATGGCGGGGCTGTTCGCGATCATGAACTCGACCTCGGGCGCGGTGGTGGGGACGCTGGCCACGCGCGACGTGCTGGGGCTGCCCGCCGACTGGACCGACACCTATGTGCCCGCGGTGCTGGCGGTGACGCCCGAGCAGATGGCGGCGGCGGCGCGCTCGGGCTATCCGCTCGCGCGGATGACGCTGGTCGTCGTCGGTGACCTCAAGACCGTCGAGCCGCAGCTCAAGGCGCTGCCGGAGCTGTCAGGGCTTCCGTTCCAGACCGTGAAGCTGCCCTGA